A genomic stretch from Effusibacillus pohliae DSM 22757 includes:
- a CDS encoding putative holin-like toxin translates to MTVYETISLMISFGLLLVAILSFQKRK, encoded by the coding sequence ATGACAGTATACGAAACCATCTCTTTGATGATTTCGTTCGGGCTGTTGCTCGTTGCTATACTGTCGTTCCAGAAACGGAAATAG
- a CDS encoding FAD-binding oxidoreductase: MTHEQLIAELQKIVGRQSVLYKPDDLLAYECDGFTIKKNRPRAVVFPDNTEQVAAVVKLLHRERIPFIPRGAGTGLSGGAIPIGGEVLISLVKMKRLLAVDFRNRVAVVEPGHVNLRLTKAIEHEGYYYAPDPSSGMSCTIGGNVGENAGGPHCLKYGVTSNHVLGLEMVLPNGEIVTLGGTVPDLPGYDLTGLVVGSEGTMGIVTKVFVRILKKPQGVKTILALYDSVEDASQTVSAIIAEGMIPGALEMMDRIAIEGVEAGTYPVGYPKDLAAVLIIELDGLTAGMEEMASQIVEICRRHHVREVRVAQNDKERALWWSNRKTAFGAMGNLSPDYLVQDGVIPRSRLPEVLQRIAEISQRSGLRIANVFHAGDGNLHPLILFDSRKPGETELAVKVGSEVLQVCADVGGSITGEHGIGIEKQNDMTKIFTQEELDAQVAIMRVFNPDNLCNPDKIFPKPSRCAEVKKAAAVHTH, from the coding sequence ATGACGCACGAGCAACTGATCGCCGAACTGCAAAAAATCGTAGGCAGGCAGTCGGTCCTCTACAAGCCGGATGACCTGCTGGCGTATGAATGTGACGGATTTACGATCAAGAAAAACCGGCCGCGAGCCGTGGTGTTTCCCGACAACACGGAGCAGGTGGCGGCGGTCGTCAAATTGCTGCACCGGGAGCGGATCCCGTTTATCCCGCGCGGGGCGGGCACCGGCTTGTCCGGCGGGGCGATTCCGATCGGCGGCGAGGTGCTGATCAGCCTGGTCAAGATGAAGCGGCTGTTGGCGGTCGATTTTCGCAATCGGGTGGCGGTCGTCGAACCGGGCCATGTCAATCTTCGGTTGACGAAAGCGATCGAGCACGAAGGCTATTATTATGCGCCCGACCCGTCGAGCGGGATGTCCTGTACGATCGGCGGGAATGTCGGAGAAAATGCGGGCGGACCGCACTGCCTGAAATACGGGGTGACCAGCAACCATGTGCTGGGACTGGAAATGGTGCTGCCAAACGGCGAGATCGTCACGCTCGGCGGCACGGTGCCCGATCTGCCCGGATATGATCTGACCGGCCTGGTGGTCGGATCGGAAGGCACGATGGGGATCGTGACGAAGGTGTTTGTGCGGATTTTGAAAAAGCCGCAGGGTGTCAAAACGATCCTCGCCCTCTACGATTCGGTGGAGGACGCCAGCCAGACGGTATCGGCGATTATTGCCGAGGGAATGATCCCCGGTGCGCTGGAGATGATGGATCGCATCGCGATTGAGGGCGTCGAAGCTGGCACCTATCCGGTCGGCTATCCGAAAGATCTGGCTGCCGTGCTAATTATCGAGCTGGATGGGCTGACAGCGGGAATGGAGGAAATGGCCAGCCAGATTGTGGAGATCTGCCGGCGTCACCATGTGCGGGAAGTCCGTGTGGCGCAAAACGACAAGGAGCGGGCCTTGTGGTGGTCCAACCGGAAAACGGCGTTTGGCGCGATGGGCAACCTGTCGCCCGATTATCTGGTGCAGGACGGGGTGATCCCGCGCAGCCGCCTGCCGGAAGTGCTGCAGCGAATCGCCGAGATTAGCCAACGTTCCGGCCTGCGCATCGCCAACGTGTTCCACGCCGGAGACGGCAACCTGCATCCGCTGATTTTGTTTGACTCCCGCAAGCCTGGCGAAACGGAACTGGCGGTCAAAGTCGGCTCGGAAGTGCTGCAGGTGTGTGCCGACGTCGGCGGCAGCATCACCGGCGAACACGGTATCGGAATTGAGAAGCAAAACGACATGACGAAAATTTTCACACAGGAAGAACTGGACGCACAAGTCGCCATCATGCGCGTGTTCAACCCGGATAACCTGTGCAACCCGGACAAGATTTTCCCGAAACCGTCCCGGTGTGCCGAGGTGAAGAAAGCGGCTGCAGTGCATACGCATTAA
- a CDS encoding (Fe-S)-binding protein encodes MSGGNHQLTLANSTNSNYKWPDPPDPDKFSVCVHCGLCLDACPTYQETGNEAQSPRGRVYLIKAVAEGKLEINDSFIDPVFRCLDCRACETACPSGVQVGALIEEARGQIRQAQPLTGFKGIISNAFLKGIFPHPNRLRKLGKLTRFYQKSGLQKMARRTGIMKLFPPHLREMEAAMPEVPARTSREALGTYLPAIGQKRGTVGLLLGCVMDVLYADINMATARVLARNGFDVVMPQAQGCCGALQVHAGERDTAKRMARTNIDAFLQAGVDYVILNAAGCGAAVKEYPELLHSDPDYKEKAEQFSAKVRDISEFLVEVGYEPPKGRVELKITYHDACHLAHAQKIRTQPRQILRSIPGVELVEMRESDRCCGSAGIYNLTHPEMAGPLLDRKMADVPQGVNCIATGNPGCMMQIQVGVNRIDASMEVAHTVTLLDRAYQAEKELSQEAAQAYQTAGGREGA; translated from the coding sequence ATGAGCGGCGGCAACCATCAATTGACGCTGGCGAATTCCACGAATTCCAACTACAAATGGCCCGACCCGCCCGATCCCGACAAATTTTCCGTCTGCGTACACTGCGGCTTGTGCCTGGACGCCTGCCCGACCTACCAGGAAACGGGCAACGAAGCGCAGTCCCCGCGCGGCCGGGTGTATCTGATCAAGGCGGTGGCGGAAGGAAAATTGGAGATCAACGATTCGTTCATCGATCCGGTTTTCCGCTGTCTGGATTGCCGGGCGTGCGAAACCGCCTGTCCATCGGGCGTTCAGGTGGGAGCGCTGATTGAGGAGGCGCGGGGCCAGATTCGGCAAGCGCAACCGTTGACCGGTTTCAAAGGGATCATCAGCAATGCCTTTTTGAAGGGGATTTTCCCCCATCCCAACCGGCTGCGTAAACTGGGCAAACTGACTCGATTCTACCAGAAATCGGGCTTGCAAAAAATGGCCCGCCGCACCGGCATCATGAAGCTGTTCCCGCCCCACCTGCGCGAAATGGAGGCCGCCATGCCGGAAGTGCCGGCGAGAACGTCGCGCGAGGCGCTCGGCACCTATCTGCCGGCGATCGGCCAAAAACGGGGCACGGTCGGCCTGCTGCTCGGCTGTGTGATGGATGTGCTGTACGCCGACATCAACATGGCGACCGCCCGGGTGCTGGCGAGAAACGGGTTTGACGTGGTGATGCCGCAGGCGCAGGGCTGCTGCGGGGCCCTGCAGGTGCATGCCGGCGAGCGGGACACGGCGAAACGGATGGCACGTACCAATATCGACGCGTTCCTGCAAGCGGGCGTCGACTACGTGATCCTGAACGCGGCGGGATGCGGCGCGGCGGTCAAGGAATATCCGGAACTGCTGCATTCCGATCCGGATTACAAAGAGAAAGCGGAGCAATTCTCTGCCAAGGTGCGCGACATTTCCGAATTTCTGGTGGAAGTGGGGTACGAGCCGCCGAAAGGCCGGGTCGAGCTGAAAATCACCTATCACGACGCGTGCCATCTGGCGCACGCCCAGAAAATCAGGACGCAGCCCCGCCAGATTTTGCGCTCGATTCCAGGGGTGGAACTGGTCGAGATGCGGGAATCGGACCGCTGTTGCGGTTCCGCCGGCATCTACAACCTGACGCATCCGGAAATGGCCGGCCCCCTGCTCGATCGAAAAATGGCTGACGTGCCGCAAGGCGTCAACTGCATCGCCACGGGCAACCCGGGCTGCATGATGCAGATTCAGGTCGGCGTCAACCGGATTGACGCTAGCATGGAAGTCGCCCACACGGTGACGCTGCTCGATCGGGCCTACCAGGCGGAAAAGGAATTGTCGCAGGAAGCGGCACAAGCCTATCAAACGGCTGGCGGGAGGGAAGGCGCATGA